A genomic window from Silene latifolia isolate original U9 population chromosome Y, ASM4854445v1, whole genome shotgun sequence includes:
- the LOC141630769 gene encoding protein FAR-RED IMPAIRED RESPONSE 1-like codes for MKADKEKRLWVRKALSEMRALALDTGSGSISISPDIGVVQPLGKSGFLSASSTNSIMVIIEEEDSVMAEVIGNYCCMFFVSSKLKMYIVEVTNVQASSSNSQGKYHPEVDFDNQIVGLPRCSAELKPALWMKFATLEEDKHFYEEYAKAKVSFRRIQTGEYEIYDFVEVHSHAMNTPTTMIHLKPCRDLNLVHKKMIMDNAHVNHGLVQTFRMFKQYVKGYKNVGASLQDFKKLSRDVKKYIKEYDAQMLIENFMQKKAMSPSLYFDFDVDDQSRITKLLWADPISIKNYALFGDAIFVDATCNFNQYKMVFVPFTGVDNHKGCVNFAAGLIRNENAESFSWLFQNFVTAMGDRYPITIITDQCRGLKKAVKGVFDDKTRHRLCMWHIMKKLPDKVGPSISQDTTFLKEINSVVWDVEITPEDFESKWNSIISSYELCDNKWLKKMFKHRALWIHAYIRDIYLGGILLTTSRSESENSFFGKFTNPHVTLVEFWMHFQTTMDAQRWKYSKVMADDKHVILVAIYHHQMQLMFERIGILYRHILWVLKDKGFDHIPKEYLALRWSKSTTSHPLSNVVGKTVLADCVSIESRQNNISELWSEVFNAVSLVEDNEEHSDALFQLLRSFNEKLIISVKSGKSKDKKAEIEMLLGSKIPTEVTVLPPEKCKNKGSGKRITSNKEKAVLENAKPLRKCRACGEMSNHDSRNCPSRLP; via the exons ATGGTAATAATTGAAGAAGAAGATTCGGTAATGGCAGAAGTTATAGGTAACTACTGCTGCATGTTCTTTGTATCCAGCAAGTTAAAGATGT ACATTGTAGAAGTTACTAATGTGCAAGCGTCTTCAAGTAATTCACAAGGAAAATA CCACCCAGAAGTTGATTTCGATAATCAAATAGTGGGATTGCCGAGATGCTCAGCAGAATTAAAACCAGCATTATGGATGAAATTTGCAACTTTGGAAGAAGACAAACATTTTTATGAGGAATATGCCAAG GCTAAGGTTAGTTTTAGAAGAATTCAAACGGGTGAATATGAGATTTATGATTTTGTTGAGGTTCACTCACATGCTATGAATACTCCAACAACTATGATACATTTGAAACCATGTAGAGATTTAAATTTGgttcacaaaaaaatgataatGGATAATGCCCATGTAAACCATGGTCTTGTGCAAACATTTAGGATGTTTAAACAGTATGTGAAGGGATACAAAAATGTGGGTGCTTCTTTACAAGATTTCAAAAAACTTTCAAGGGATGTTAAAAAATACATCAAAGAATATGATGCCCAGATGTTAATAGAGAACTTTATGCAAAAAAAGGCTATGTCTCCATCTTTGTATTTTGACTTTGATGTGGATGATCAAAGCAGAATAACTAAGCTTTTATGGGCAGATCcaatatcaattaaaaattaTGCCCTTTTTGGTGATGCTATTTTTGTTGATGCCACTTGTAActtcaaccaatataaaatggtgTTTGTTCCTTTCACGGGTGTTGATAACCATAAAGGTTGTGTTAATTTTGCAGCGGGTTTGATACGAAACGAAAATGCAGAATCATTTTCGTGGTTGTTTCAAAATTTTGTAACGGCTATGGGTGATCGCTATCCTATTACTATAATAACTGATCAATGTAGAGGACTCAAAAAAGCTGTTAAAGGTGTGTTTGATGACAAAACACGCCACCGACTgtgtatgtggcatataatgaagaaGTTGCCTGACAAGGTTGGTCCATCGATTTCCCAAGACACGacttttttgaaggaaataaacTCGGTTGTTTGGGATGTAGAAATCACTCCAGAAGATTTTGAATCGAAATGGAATTCGATAATTTCCTCATATGAGCTTTGTGATAACAAGTGGTTGAAGAAAATGTTTAAGCACCGTGCTCTTTGGATTCATGCTTATATTAGAGACATATATTTGGGCGGGATTTTGCTCACAACATCAAGGTCAGAGTCTGAAAATAGCTTCTTTGGAAAGTTCACCAACCCACATGTCACACTTGTCGAGTTTTGGATGCATTTCCAAACAACAATGGATGCTCAGAGATGGAAATATTCTAAGGTAATGGCTGATGATAAGCATGTTATACTTGTGGCCATTTACCATCACCAAATGCAACTG AtgtttgaaagaattgggatacTCTATAGGCACATTTTATGGGTGTTGAAAGATAAGGGATTTGATCATATACCTAAAGAGTATTTAGCACTTAGATGGAGCAAATCTACAACCTCCCACCCTCTTTCTAATGTTGTTGGAAAAACTGTACTAGCTGATTGTGTGTCAATCGAAAGTCGCCAGAACAATATAAGTGAATTATGGTCGGAGGTATTTAATGCAGTCTCACTTGTTGAGGATAATGAGGAACATTCTGATGCGCTATTTCAATTGCTCCGGAGTTTTAATGAAAAGTTGATTATTTCAGTTAAGTCGGGCAAGTCAAAAGATAAGAAAGCTGAGATTGAGATGCTTCTTGGGTCAAAAATTCCAACTGAAGTTACTGTTTTACCACCAGAGAAGTGCAAGAATAAGGGATCGGGAAAGAGGATAACATCAAATAAGGAAAAGGCAGTCTTGGAAAATGCAAAGCCGCTGAGGAAATGTCGTGCTTGCGGTGAAATGAGTAACCATGATAGTAGAAATTGCCCAAGTCGACTCCCTTGA